The stretch of DNA CATGGGCATCGGTCCGATAGATGCCGCGCTCCGTGGCCTCGCGGCGGTCCCGCGATTTTGTATCGCGATATGCGGTTTATGATCCGTGGAACGACGCCGTCGCTGGCGGGTGCGGAGAGTTGAGAAGCGGGCGCCGCCCTACTTGCCGCGGCGCCGGTCGCCGCTCACGCTGGGTCGGGTGTGTTCCGTCCCCTTGCCACGCTTGCGCTGCCCGCGGCCCTTCTTGCCGGCGCTAGTCTTGCCGCGGAACGCCCGGCCGCGGTGACTGTCGTCGCAGATCCAGTTCAGGTCGTCGTCGTTCCGGATGGCGGGGTGTTCGGGGTCGACGAGGATCACTTCGTGCCACTTCTGCGAGCCGTCCTCGCCCACCCAGTAGGAGTTGAGCACGCGGAGGTTGGGGTACTTGCGCGACGTGCGCTCTTCCGCGATGCGCTGGATGCTCTTGCGGCGGCCGATGCGGTTGACGCCCTGGCGCTTCGAGCGGCGGCCGGCCTTGAATCGGCGCTTGCGGGCGCCGCCCTTGCGGACCGAGGCCCGCACGACGACGATGCCCTGTTTGGCCTTGTAGCCGAGGTTGCGCGCCTTGTCGAGGCGGGTCGGACGCTCGATGCGTTCGAGGGCGCCTTGCTCGCGCCACTCCTGTTTACGTTGCCACTGCAGTTCGGCGAGCGCCCCGTCGTCGGGGTTCTGCCACGCGTCTCGGATGTGGGAGTAGAAGCTTCGTGCCATGGTTTGCCCACGGGCGCTTGCGATTCAGCGTCGCCGAAGTCGGCGAGCCACATGTCGTCCCGACGAGTCGGGTGCCCGCTGGGGCCCGTCGACCAGCGAGTTAGCCGTGCTACCGCTCGGTTCCGTTTAAGCACTTCGACTCGTCGCGAACTCCCGCACCGTTTCGAAGTCGCCCTCCGCGATTGCGGCGGCCACCCCCGCCGCGTCCACCTCGGGTACGACGGCGGGGTATTTCCGTCGGAAGAACCCGACGAGGTTGCCCACGTCGCGTTCGAGCAGTTCCACGGCGTTCGCGTGGTCCGTCGGCACCGACTGCGGCCAGTCGAAGATCGTGATCCCCGACTCCGCGACGGCGACGTTGTGTTCGCTCAGATCGGCGTGGACCAACCCCGCCTCGTAGGCATCGGCCACCTCCTCGAGGACCAAGTCGAGGACGCCGACGGCCTGCGCGTCCTCGAGTTTCGCGCGCGCGAGTTCGACGCCCTCGAACTTCGTCATCAGGATGGCGTGTCGGTTGTGGTCGACGGGCCGGGGGACGGACACGTCGGGGTAGAGGGTTTCGAGCGCGCCGTGCTCCCGTTCGGCCGCCTTGCGCGCGGTGTAGAGCCACGAGACGTGGTGGTGGTCCGCGGTGTACTCGCGCTCTTTGTTCACCTCCCGGAAGTTGGTGTAGCCCTCGCGGTGGAACTTCAGGGCGAGCGGCCGGTAGGACTGGGCCTCGTACACGTCACTCTCCTTGCCGACCCCCAGTGGCGCCCCGACGCCCTCGATGGTGTCCCGCTCCGCGAACGTGTGGAGCGCCAGCACGTCGTACCCCTCGAAGGTGAGCTGGTAGCCCTCGTACTGGATGGTCCGCCGCTGGATCAGATCGCGTTTCATACAGCGATCCAACCGGTAGTCCACCTCCTCGGCAGTCAGGTTCGCGTACCCCGGGAGTTTCCCGCGGTTGACCCACTCGCTGAACCGCATCCCCTGCTCGACCCCGGAGAGCAGATAGAAATCCTCTGGGTCGAGGTCGGCCACCACGCTGGCGACGTTTTTGACCATACCACGACTCCGCGGGCGAGGGACAAAAGCCCCCCGCGTCGGTACGTAAATCGTATGTCGCGATAGCGAAACGGGGCGACGGTAGTCGGGGCTGGCCGTCTCGATGCGTGCGGCTCCGCTCGGCCCCGTCGTGGGGTTTACCGGACACTAATACTGTCGGCTGTAAGCCGATTAATATATTCGCCACTCCGGGGTGGCGACTATCTTGAGACAGTTACAGCCGACAGTATGACTGGGACGAAACCGACGGTCGATATCCCCTGTTCGATTGAGTCAATTTCTCGGCGGAGGTAGGTGACGGCCGCTCGGATGCATTCGACGGCGAGCCGATCCGTGTCGGATCCGACGTGGGAGACGGACTTTGGTAGCGACGGTTCGTCTCGGCGACTCCCGCAAGCGGTGCGCCGACGAGCGTTGGAACGGGAGCTGGCGTCGAGCAGGGGCGGCCGTTCGACGAATCGACTAGTGCTGTTTCGACACCCACTGGATCACGCTGTCTCCCCCCTCAGTGCGTCAGCGATGTCGAGTAGTTGCAGGACGGCCGTACCACCGATGCGGTAGTACGTCCACTTCCCCTGCCGACGTGTTTCGACGAGGCCGGCGCCTTTGAGCTCTCGGAGGTGGCTCGCGACGGTCGACTGTGGGGCATCGAGAACGACCTGTAGCTCACACGCACAGAGTTCGCCGTCTGAGGGCTCCGAGGCCTCCGAGCGCGATTCGAACCGGTCGGGTCAGTCCGCCGCTGGGGGTCCAGTCGCTCGTCCGGATCACGGTGTCGAGGGCCGTCTCGGCCTCGACGGCCGTCTTGCAGACGACGAGTCCGGCCAGATACGCGAGCAGGAGCCCCGGCTGGATTGCCAACGAGAGGAGCAGGAGACCGCCACCGAGCAGGCTGACTGGAATGTAACGGAGGCGGACCCAGTCAATCGACGGGGTGAGTGTTTCTACTTCGCGCTTGGAGCCGTACTCGACCGCGAGCAGGAGATACACCAGCGAGGCCGGACCGCCGATGAGCGCGAGAACGACGACGAGGACGGCCCCTCCGGCGTTTTTCCCGGCGAGTCAGTCGGTGACGCCGACCGCGAGTAACGCCAGTGCGGCGAGTCCCAGAACGACGGGGACGCCGGCAGCGAGGTGCAACACGACGAGCCGAACTCGGTCGGCGTCGCGGTCCGGGAGCGCCGTCCACGTGACGATCCGGTCGCCGGCGTTAGGCTCGGTGGTCGTCATCGTTCGAGGGGTGGTGTATCGTGTCCGCGTTTCGGGTTCCACGTCTCGGATCTCGGTGTCCGACCGGTCGTTGTCCGAACTGACGAGACGGATTTCTATCGGCTCGGTGTTTCTCTTCGCAGTGAGGTGTCCGAGGTGCTCGTACGTATCGCGGGCAGGGTTCCTTAGAACCGTGCGACCGCCGCCCGGATCGTGAGCACGACCGGCAGCAGGAAGATCGGTCCGGCGCTGATGGCGAGTCCGGTCAGTTGTACAGCACCCGTTCCCGGGCTGAGCGTGGGGCCGACCGGAACCGCACCGAAAGCGAGTGGACGTTTTAGCCGAGGGTCAGGACACTGACCAGCGAAACGGGGGTGGCGACGGCCGCGGCGCTGCCGACGCGGCGTCGTTACGGAGTTTCGCGACGGCGTGGACGAACGCCCGGCACCCGTCGCCGACGCCGGGAGCGATTACGCGTGGGGTGTCCTGTGACGGCGACGGATCCGGACCGCACAGGATTTATGTCGAATCGTCCGAAGCCCGAGACGTGCCCTCCATCCGCGACGTTCGACACCGACTCCTCACGCCGGAGCATGTAGCCATTACCGTCGCCGTCGCCCTCTCGGTCGTCGGCGCGTACGTGATTCGACTCCGCATCGGGGCGGGCGTCGCCGCGTTCTTCGGACTGATCGCTCTCGGCGTCTCGACGCCGACGACGCTCACGTCACACGACCTGTTGGGGACACGGGTCGCCGCGGTCGTTCGCACGGGCGCCGCGTGTACCGCTACCTTCGTCACCTACGTCGGGTTGTTGATCGTCGGTTCCGGCTCGGACGGGAGTCCCCTCGCTGCTGCAGTGGCGTTTACTCTGACCGCACTCGCGGTCGAGGCTGCCGCTCGCACGCTAGCCTGAGGCTCGGATACGCGTGCGACGGACACCACGCTCATACTGTTAGGGTGCTTTGTTCGCGACCGAGATGGAACTCCCCGTGGGACTCACGACCCTCCACCTCTCACGAAAGAGCGTCTATCTGCTGGTCCTCGCGGTCGCCCTCGTCGGGGCCGGTGGGTACAGCTACGTCCAGCAGGGACAGGCGGTCGGCGACGCCGTCACCGTCCAGGCGACGGTCGACAGCGCACGCGTGGAGCGGCTCGACGCCGGTCGAGGCATCGATTACGAACCGGAGATCGAGTACACGTACCGGTACCGGGGCGAGACGTACACGAGCGAGCAGGTGTTCCCGGGACCGACGATCCGGACCTACTCGGATCGGTCGAACGCGGAGTCCATCGTTCGGTCGTACGAGCCGGGGGCGACGGTTCGGGCGTACGTCCGGCCGTCCGCGCCGGGCGACGCGTTCCTGATCAGGGAGCGGACCCCGTGGCCGACGCAAGCGCTCGCCGTCGGTGGGGTCCTGCTCGGCCTCGTCGTGCTCGCCGGACTGGGGGAGACACGTCCGGGCCGACACGAGCTCCGCCCGGAGCACGAGGTGCGGTCGCCGCCGTCCCGAACGTGGGTCGAACGCAACGACGAGCGGCTCCGCCGGCTGTCGAAACGGGCATCCCTCGTCTGCTTCGTGGCGTTCTGGCTCTCGATGGTCGGGGTGGCGTTCGGCGTCCTGAGCCTGAGCGAGGGGTCGGCACGGCCGGTCGAGGCCGACCTCCTCGGACCGGTCGGCCTGCCCCTGCTCGCGGCGGCCGGCTTCTGGGTCGGGATGATCCTCTCGCTGTGTCTGTACGGCGTCCAGTCGTTCAGTCGGTATCGACGGCTCCGGCGGCGGCTCCGCGAACCGCGGCCGCCGAGTCCGTTCAGACATCCGAGTCGGCTCGTCACGATACTCGGGACCGACGGCGACGAGTTACCCGAGTACGGACGGCGCGTCCGCGTGACCGGGTGGGCGTTTCTGATCGCCACCGGGATGACCGCCGTCATCGTACAACTCCTCTATACGGCGAGCTGAGACGCATCGGGGCGGCCGTCTCCAGTAGATTCGAGCCGGATCGAACAGCTATCCGAACGGCAGGAGACCACCGGTTCAGGACTGCTGGTGAGCAGCGGTCGCCGACAGGAGCAGGAACGCGAGCAGCCCGAGTTGCCACACGACGACGCCAGTCAGCCCCGAGTTCGACAGCCCGACGTATTCGCCGAGCGCCAGCGGCCCGACGCTCACACCGAACAGTCCGACCGCGTAGCCGAGCCTGTCGGCACGATCCGTGAACTCGACGTGCGTCTCGAGGAGCGGGATGTCGAACGCGAGGTAGAAATACGCCGCCCCGGCGTAGGTCGCTGCCGTGGCGAGCGCCGGGAACCAGTCCGGAAGGAGGAACTGATAGACGACGGCACCGCTCACCGCCCCGAACAGTCCGGCGACGGGGAGTGCTACCTTTGCGGGAATGCGTTCGGTCACCGTTCGGAGGCCGGCAGTTCGACTCGTCCGCTGACTCCGTTCAGTACGGGTTCCATACGTACACCACCCCCGCGTACAGGACGCCACTTATAGCTCCGACGGACAGTGCTCCGATACCAGCTCTCTCGGTGAGCAGAAACGCCGTCAACGAAACGACGGCGAACCAGAGCGCCCCGTGAATCAGGGATCGCTGCTCCCGTGATAGCGTCTCCGACCAGTCGCTGACGGCGTTCCAGCAGTCCGCCACTATCGATCAGAGGCCGTTTCGGGCCCCAGTGGCTGAGCCGCGAGCGTATCCAGCGTCGCACGACTGTGACAGGCCAGTCGTGACGAATACAGCAGCGATCCGCGCGTTCGAGTTGCTAGGAGGGACGGAATGATTGAGGGGGACGGACATGTTCGAAATCTATGTCGCCGATTGATAAGTGTAGATGCTCGTTTCCACGCGAGAGACAGCCTCGGGGCGGGGACCGTGTCGTCGACACTACGACTGCGGCCACCTTGTAACGGCGTCAAAACGCGATGCGTAGAGTCTACCGCGGGTAGTGACGCGGAACACGGCAACAATCACGGTGTCGACCTGTGAGCAGCGATAGACGAAACCCGTAACGTGATGGCATAACGACTAAATGGAAAGTACTCTTTACATCTACTCGCGATGGAACTCCAGCGAATCGTTCCGATAATCGCCGCACTGCTCGGCGTACTGATGGCGAGCATCGGGTTTGGAACCACGGATAGCCTCGTGATTGAGGCTGGCGCAGTCGTCGCCGGCATGGCTATCTTCGGCGGGGGAGTGGCTTGGTACCGACGACAGCGAGAGCGAGCGGACGAGGTCAGAGTTGACGAGCGGATCGAACACCTTGCGTATCGTTCGGGGGAGCTTGCATTCAGAGTCTCCCTCGCCTTCGGGATGGTTCTGTTTCTCGTCGTCGAGGCGGAACGCGTGCCAGTAACGGCCAGAGAGGGTCTCGTAGTCTTGATCTTGGGTATGGTTGCCGCTCGCTTCGGACTGTACGAGTGGTGTAAACGGCAGTCGGTGTGAGACTCGTGGACAACGATCTCGACGTCCGGCGGGCGAGGGTGGACGTGACACAGAAGGAACTCGCCGAGGCCGTCAACGTGACCCGACAGACGATCAACGCCATCGAGCGGGGTCGGTACGACCCGAGCTTGGAACTCGCGTTTGCGCTCGCGGATTTTTTCGACTGCGATATCGAGGACATCTTCCATCCTGAAACTAATCTCGAACTGTCGTAGTCGTGTAACCACGTCGTGTGAGTGCGGACGTCGTCTCTCGACTCCGAGCGTATCCGGACCGGCTCTCCCGGGCGATACTGCTGCTCGGTGGGGCGTTTCTCGTCGTTGCCGAGGTGGTCGGCAGTGTACGGGTTTGCGCGGCCGGGGAGTCCTGTCCGCCTGTCGTCACTCCGGAAGCTGTCGTGACTGCGACGTTCGGAGCCGTTCTGCTCTACGTCTCACGCCGGTTCCAGCCGGCGTAGTGCTCCCCGCCGACGGCCGTGGATGCGGCGCGTCAGTGCCCGGAGAGTCACACGGATCGACCCGCTGGCCGAACCGGGAGAGAAGCTCCCAACACCACTAACTGACCGCCACGCTGACGGGATGTCGACGCCCTCCACACGACCCGTCGACCGGCCACGGGAGGCCCGCACGGATCGTCCGCGGGGGCGCGGGGAGCGAGCCCCCGTTTGGAGAGGCGTGGCCGCCGTTCACGCTCGTGTGCTGGCCGCGTGGCCCGTCGACGCGTAGAGGCGGATCGTGACGATGCTGCCTTCGGGGTCGTTCTCCCGAAATTGGACCTCCCCACCCAGCTGCGTGACGGCCCAGGTGACGAACCAGAGTCCGATCCCGCGGCCGTGTTGGAGCTGTGTCTCGGTGCCGGCGGCGAGGATCTTCCGTTCCCGCTCGGGGAGTCCCGGACCGTCGTCCGCGACGGAGAGTTCGACCGTCTCGTCCGACGCCGCCCGGACGGTGAGTTCGACGCGCGGCGAGTCCGTCGTCGCGTGTTCGAGTGCGTTTTCGACCAGTTCGGAGAGCGCCCGCCGAAGGACGGTTCGGTGAGTGGAGATAACTAGCTCGTCGGGGCAGGTGAGCGAGATGGCGGCCGAACCGTCCTCGGAGCGGAAGGCGTCGGCGACGGCGTTCGCCACGTCGGTCAGATCGACCGGTTCCGGCGCGTCGGTGCGCTCGATCATGACGGCCTCCGCCTCCCTGACTTTCTTGCTCGACTCGAGGAGCGTGGTCGTGCGCTCTCGAATGCCGGTTCGCAGTTCCTCGTCGTCGACGTGGTCGGCGTATGCGAGCACGACGTCCAAGTCGTTGCGCACGTTGTGGCGGAGGATGCGGTTGAGAACCGCCAGTCGTTGCTCTCTGGTCTCTCGATCGGTGATGTCCCGCAGGAGGACGGTTCTAGCGACGGGGTTGTCCTCGTCGTTGGTCGTGGCTTCGTCGACCGCCGAGACGCTGAACTGGAACCGTCGACGCCCTTTCGACGTCCGAAGCGCGACCGTTCCCGTCGCTTCCGGGGGCAGTGCAGTCCCGTCGAGACCGTCGATAACCGACCGGACCGGGTCGCCGATCATCCGCTCCGTGGGTCCGCCGAACAACTCCGCCGCCGTCTCGTTGACGTCGAGGACGTGGTCGTCCCAGTCGAGAACGACCAGCGCCTCTTGGAGGGTTTCGACGACGCGTGCCCGCGCGACGTAGTCGGCTTTCGGAAACCCAGTCATGACCGGATACCGCCGGCTCGCCGCAGCCAGAAGGACGCCGGAGAGGAGCAGTCCGAGCGTCGTGCCGCCGACCAGTTGGGTACCGTTGTCCGCAACGGAGAGGATGCTCGGGGCCGCGACACCGACCGTCAGAACCGTCAGTTGTGTGTTCGAAACGCGGGGCTGGTTCCGACCGAGGTCGATCAGGAGATACGTTGCGTACAGAAATAGTGCGAGCCCGTACAGGAGCGCCCACCCGAACGCAAAGGCGATCACCCCCTCGATGGCTCGTTCGGAGGAATCGCTGGCGAGGGCGATCGCACTGACCACCACCGGTAACACGACGCCGGACAGCAGCGCGATCCGCTTCCGTGTCACTCCGGTACCGCGGCCGGCGTAGCTGAGTGCATAGACGGTCCAGGCGACGGGGAGAAACAGTATCGCGCCGAGTCGCGCCAAGTCGAAGAACGCCTCGAGGAGACTCACGGTCGCCACCCCGGGCACCGCGGCGCCGAACGAGCAGACCGCCCAGAGAGTCAGCGTGGCTACGAGCAGCACGAACGGGTCCGCACTGGGCTGTTGCCGGGACCGGGATGCCCTCCAGGCCGTCCAGCCCAAGAGGACGGCCGCCAGCGTCTTGAGCACCAGCGTAGTTAGCGTCGTGACGGGACCCATCGGTGAGTGGCTCGGGCGATCGGTTGGGCGGCGTGTCGACCGGGTACGGGGGTGGCGCTCGATTCGATCGCGGAGTCGAAAGGGCGAAACACGGATAGCGAGGAGCGTCTTTGGGGACCTTGGTTCCCGCCGGGGACCGGACGGGCGTGGGGACGATGACACCCGAACCGCATAGACGGGCGCCCACTGTTTCACGGTCGGAAACGGGTGGCTCGGAGCGCGCCGAACGGAGGGTCCGTGGATCGACGGGGTGAACGCCCGACGGGTGCAGCATCGCGATCAGCGACGACGGTCCCGGTATTCCGGCGGTCGAACTCGAATCGCTGGCGGCCGGCACCGAGACCCCCCTCCAACACGGCCGCGGACTCGGACTCTGACAACTCAGATGTGGTGTCGATGCGTTGGACGGTGCGCTGTCGTTCGAAACCGACGACGGCACGGCGGTCAGTGTCACGCTCGTCGATCTCACGGCTCGAACCGAGGACGGGGATCGGCCGGGGTAACGCCAGTCGCTGGTCGGTGCTTCGTCGATCCACCACGCGGCCGTCGTCAGTCGCTCGACTGCTCGGCAGCCCCGAACTGCACGACGAGTTTCTCGGCCGCGAGCGCGTAGACCGTCATCTCCCTGCCTTTGACCGAATACCGCGTGCCGATCGGCTCGACGAAGTCGTGTTCTTCGAGACGCCGCAAGTGGTGATGGACGTTCTGTATCGACGTGTCGACGACCTCCGCGATCTCCGATGTCGTCTTCGGATCGCCGTCCAGCGCCCCCAGAATCGACTGTGCGGTCCCCGACGACAGCGCGTCGAGGGCGTCGACCCGCGAGTCGCCGGAGACGGTGAGGTCGGCCCGCTCGCGAGGGTCGTATTCGAGGCGGTTCCGAGGTGGAAAGGCACTCGTCATCGTCTCTACCGGTACGCTCGGACTGCGCCCCGCTGTAACCGACGGCTATCAATACGGACCCGGTCGGTAGCGACGGTCTAGCTATGCAGATGCCACGTCGTCGGTCGGGGCGATGGGCCGTCGTGGGGACGGGGGATCGCCCGCGCCCCGCCCGCGGGCCACGACCGGACGGTCCCGGAGTCGGCGGGTTGACGTGGGGTGTCGCCTCGATCGGCTGCGGGGTCAGTCCGCGGCCTCGACCACGGCGCCGAATCCGTCGCCGAGCGAGAGGGAAATCGACGTAGCCACGGGCTTGAATCGTTCCTTGTGGTGGCCGCCCTCACAGATCATCATCTCGGTGCGAACGAGGCCCGCGTCACGCAGGTCGTTGAGGCGGCGATACGCCGTTGCCCGCGAGACGTCCGCCGCCTCGGCGACTGCGCGGCCGCTTCGTGGCTGCTCCGTGATCGCCTCGTACACACGCCGGGTGTATTCGTCCCCGAAGAGTTCGAACAGTTCGGACGCCGAGAGGTCGATTTCCTCCGCCCAGTCCGACTGTCGCTGCGACGTTGAGGTCGTGTTGACGGACATACCTCTAGCAGCGGGCCGTTCGTACTGGGTGTCGGGGCTAGGTATGCAGACTGCACGGCGCCCGGGACGCTAGGAGTGCAGAGAGCGTCGGCTCGGAGAAGATGACCAGTTATGTGGCTGCAGTTTCGACATCACGTACGCGTCCGAAACAGATGTCCGGAAACGATAGCGCGGCGAACGTACGCACCCTCGTCGTCGACGACGAGCGAGAGGTCGCCGACGCGTATGCACTACGCCTGCGGGGCTACTGCGACGTCGAGACCGTTTACAGCGGCGAAACCGCGCTCTCGACGGTCGCCGATACGTCGGTCGATATCGTCCTTCTGGATCGGCATATGCCGGGCATGTCGGGCGACGACGTCCTGTCGGAACTGGTCGAGCGCGGATACTACGGACGGGTGGTGATGGTGACCGCGGTTGATCCCGGGATCGAAGTGCTCGAGATGCCGTTCGACGACTATCTCTGCAAGCCGGTCGACCGCGAGGATATCCGGGCGGTTATCGATCAACAGCGACGGATACTCGCGTACGAGACGCTCGGTGAGTACTTCAGTGCCGAGGCCAAGCGGGCGGTGCTCGAAGCCGAACTGGACGCGACGGAGCACCGCGACCACGAGCGGTTCGTCGCGGTGGCCGAGCGAGCCGACCGACTCGAAACCCGCGTCAGACGGCTGCTGCCCGACGACGGCGTCCTCGATCGGTTCGACGGGATCGATCGCGGGGAGATGTGACGCCCCGGCGCGCCACGACGGGCCGACGTGACGGACGGGGGGTTCGACGCCCGGACCCCGTGCCGCGGGGAGTGGCGATGGGCGATCACCCCCGCTCGGATGGCCGCGTCCGTTCGTCGAAGTAGGCGGCCAGCAGCTTCCGCTGGGCGGCACGGAGGTGATGGAGCAGTGTCGATCCGGCGATATCCAGCGAGGTAGCGACTTCTTCCGCCGTGCTTCCCCGGGGCGATTCGAAGTAGTCGGCGAAGTATGCGGTTTGGAGGACCGTCCGCTGCCGCCGTGTCAGCCGCTCGTCCAGTTCGTCGCGGAACTCGCGGGCGGTCGTCACGGACCGCTGCCGTTCTTCCTTCGAGACGAACTTCGCGCCGTGCTCCCGACCGACGGTATCCACGATCCGACGGACGTCGCCGTCCGGCGGAAGGTCCACGACGAGGCGTCCCGTCCCGCCGTCGAAGCTGGCACGGCGGACGGTCCCGCCGAGCGAGGAGATGGCGAGAAGCGGGGTCGAGCCACGGACGGCGAGTTCGACGCGGCCGCCGGAGTCGGATTCGCTGACGACCCGCGTTCGTTCGATCGCCGCCATCCCCGCGGTCTCCCGATCGATTCGGTCGACCCCGTCGCCGTCGACCGAGACGAAACAAAGCAGCGCGTCGTCGCCCTGTGGGACCATCCCTTCCAGCAGCAGGGTCGAGCCGAGCGACTGACTCAGTTGCGCCAGCACCGAGCCGTCGCCGACTTCGAAGGAGATCTCCGCGACGCTGTCCGAGAGCAACAGGTTCCGATTCCGGACCGCGGTGACCGCGAACCCGGCAATCTCGCCCAGCGTCTCGAAGCTGGCCCGCTCCCGTTCGGAGAACGCTTCGGTACCGCTCGCGTAGACTCCGACCACCCCGTGGACGTTCGGCCCGTATACGACCGGAATAGCCAGTGCGGACTGGACGCCATCGGCAAAGCCGGCCGTCCGGACCGGTTCGGGGACCGCCGAACTGTCA from Haloplanus salinus encodes:
- a CDS encoding 50S ribosomal protein L15e, which translates into the protein MARSFYSHIRDAWQNPDDGALAELQWQRKQEWREQGALERIERPTRLDKARNLGYKAKQGIVVVRASVRKGGARKRRFKAGRRSKRQGVNRIGRRKSIQRIAEERTSRKYPNLRVLNSYWVGEDGSQKWHEVILVDPEHPAIRNDDDLNWICDDSHRGRAFRGKTSAGKKGRGQRKRGKGTEHTRPSVSGDRRRGK
- a CDS encoding serine/threonine-protein kinase RIO2, whose amino-acid sequence is MVKNVASVVADLDPEDFYLLSGVEQGMRFSEWVNRGKLPGYANLTAEEVDYRLDRCMKRDLIQRRTIQYEGYQLTFEGYDVLALHTFAERDTIEGVGAPLGVGKESDVYEAQSYRPLALKFHREGYTNFREVNKEREYTADHHHVSWLYTARKAAEREHGALETLYPDVSVPRPVDHNRHAILMTKFEGVELARAKLEDAQAVGVLDLVLEEVADAYEAGLVHADLSEHNVAVAESGITIFDWPQSVPTDHANAVELLERDVGNLVGFFRRKYPAVVPEVDAAGVAAAIAEGDFETVREFATSRSA
- a CDS encoding DUF3592 domain-containing protein, translating into MELPVGLTTLHLSRKSVYLLVLAVALVGAGGYSYVQQGQAVGDAVTVQATVDSARVERLDAGRGIDYEPEIEYTYRYRGETYTSEQVFPGPTIRTYSDRSNAESIVRSYEPGATVRAYVRPSAPGDAFLIRERTPWPTQALAVGGVLLGLVVLAGLGETRPGRHELRPEHEVRSPPSRTWVERNDERLRRLSKRASLVCFVAFWLSMVGVAFGVLSLSEGSARPVEADLLGPVGLPLLAAAGFWVGMILSLCLYGVQSFSRYRRLRRRLREPRPPSPFRHPSRLVTILGTDGDELPEYGRRVRVTGWAFLIATGMTAVIVQLLYTAS
- a CDS encoding DUF2178 domain-containing protein, which codes for MELQRIVPIIAALLGVLMASIGFGTTDSLVIEAGAVVAGMAIFGGGVAWYRRQRERADEVRVDERIEHLAYRSGELAFRVSLAFGMVLFLVVEAERVPVTAREGLVVLILGMVAARFGLYEWCKRQSV
- a CDS encoding helix-turn-helix transcriptional regulator yields the protein MDNDLDVRRARVDVTQKELAEAVNVTRQTINAIERGRYDPSLELAFALADFFDCDIEDIFHPETNLELS
- a CDS encoding ATP-binding protein gives rise to the protein MGPVTTLTTLVLKTLAAVLLGWTAWRASRSRQQPSADPFVLLVATLTLWAVCSFGAAVPGVATVSLLEAFFDLARLGAILFLPVAWTVYALSYAGRGTGVTRKRIALLSGVVLPVVVSAIALASDSSERAIEGVIAFAFGWALLYGLALFLYATYLLIDLGRNQPRVSNTQLTVLTVGVAAPSILSVADNGTQLVGGTTLGLLLSGVLLAAASRRYPVMTGFPKADYVARARVVETLQEALVVLDWDDHVLDVNETAAELFGGPTERMIGDPVRSVIDGLDGTALPPEATGTVALRTSKGRRRFQFSVSAVDEATTNDEDNPVARTVLLRDITDRETREQRLAVLNRILRHNVRNDLDVVLAYADHVDDEELRTGIRERTTTLLESSKKVREAEAVMIERTDAPEPVDLTDVANAVADAFRSEDGSAAISLTCPDELVISTHRTVLRRALSELVENALEHATTDSPRVELTVRAASDETVELSVADDGPGLPERERKILAAGTETQLQHGRGIGLWFVTWAVTQLGGEVQFRENDPEGSIVTIRLYASTGHAASTRA
- a CDS encoding ArsR/SmtB family transcription factor, which produces MTSAFPPRNRLEYDPRERADLTVSGDSRVDALDALSSGTAQSILGALDGDPKTTSEIAEVVDTSIQNVHHHLRRLEEHDFVEPIGTRYSVKGREMTVYALAAEKLVVQFGAAEQSSD
- a CDS encoding winged helix-turn-helix domain-containing protein yields the protein MSVNTTSTSQRQSDWAEEIDLSASELFELFGDEYTRRVYEAITEQPRSGRAVAEAADVSRATAYRRLNDLRDAGLVRTEMMICEGGHHKERFKPVATSISLSLGDGFGAVVEAAD
- a CDS encoding response regulator transcription factor, with the translated sequence MSGNDSAANVRTLVVDDEREVADAYALRLRGYCDVETVYSGETALSTVADTSVDIVLLDRHMPGMSGDDVLSELVERGYYGRVVMVTAVDPGIEVLEMPFDDYLCKPVDREDIRAVIDQQRRILAYETLGEYFSAEAKRAVLEAELDATEHRDHERFVAVAERADRLETRVRRLLPDDGVLDRFDGIDRGEM
- a CDS encoding bacterio-opsin activator domain-containing protein, coding for MDERLRRAPIGVLEVSVEGVVLDSNETGRTLIDATDPTGAPVADVFPRSVDDTLLTAVDGESVSETTFEEYYPDLDRWLAVSVVAVAEGGTVYLRDVTERRRGKRSLRRLRQERKRTELIEDVRSDILAALVDASSRAEIADTICRGLGETDLYEFAWVGERDVGRDGLGSRAVAGETGDIFDAVRDAVDDGTVTTPEERAVSSGRLQVVQPLTDSSAVPEPVRTAGFADGVQSALAIPVVYGPNVHGVVGVYASGTEAFSERERASFETLGEIAGFAVTAVRNRNLLLSDSVAEISFEVGDGSVLAQLSQSLGSTLLLEGMVPQGDDALLCFVSVDGDGVDRIDRETAGMAAIERTRVVSESDSGGRVELAVRGSTPLLAISSLGGTVRRASFDGGTGRLVVDLPPDGDVRRIVDTVGREHGAKFVSKEERQRSVTTAREFRDELDERLTRRQRTVLQTAYFADYFESPRGSTAEEVATSLDIAGSTLLHHLRAAQRKLLAAYFDERTRPSERG